The following nucleotide sequence is from Novipirellula galeiformis.
GCCACGTCATACGCTAGCGCCAATGCGATCCCCGTTTCAAGATCGGAGGTGGAAAGCGTTGGCGTCAGCAAGGCGTGGTCGATCATTTTCGAGATCGCTTGATACGTATAACCGCTGCTCATCAATTTGTAGTTTTGTTAAAGAGGAGAAAAAAGAAAGGGAATGGTAATCCGGTGAAGGGCAGCGGAACTGCGTCGGCGCTGAAGCGAACTCAAGCGGGCGAAAAGGATGCGATTGACAATCGCGGATGGCTTCAACTGTGCGCCGTGCAACCGTGCAACCGTGCAACCATGCGCCGTGCAACCAACAATCGACGCCGTCAACGGTGCCGATGGTTCACATTGCCAACCCGTGTAACTGCGAATGGTTTGGGTTTTCTAAGTCCAACAAGGCTTGCTTGGTCTCCAATCCACCGGGCGCGCTAAACCCACATAGCTTGCCTGAGGAGGCGATCACACGGTGACACGGAATGACGATGGGGATACGGTTGCGTGCCATGGCGCCGCCCACTGCACGACTTGCTCGTGGGCTTCCCGCGCGTGCGGCGAGTTCGCGATAGGTCAGCGTCGTGCCCGGTTCGATTCGGCGACAATGTCGATAGACAGCCCCCACAAACGGCGTCCAATCAGATTGATCCACTTGGATGTTCTCGAAGGTGGTCGTGCCAAATTCGAAGAACGCATTCAGCCGGTCGTCTAGAGATTGAGCCCAGGAGACTATTTTGGGCGTTTTTGTCTTGATTGGAGACGTGACATCCGCCTGGGCTCCCCCCCAACGCAAACGCCACAGTCCTCGGTCCGTCCACTCCGACTCGATGGGGCCGAAGGGGGAAGCGTGATGTGCGAGGGAGACCGCAGCAAGCCTAGGTTTCGACGTCATCGAATGCGTGCTCTTTGGAAAGGCGGTCACGGTTATTTGCCGATACAAAAACGGCCGAAGACACGATCAAGAATATCATCAGTGTATACTGCCCCGGTGACCTCACCAAGGCACTCGACGGCGACACGAAGTTCCGACGCCACGAACTCGTGTCCCTCACCGTGGCGGATCAAGGTGATCGACGATTCAAGACAGGTTGCCGCTTGCCCGAGTGCCCCGGCACATCGCGCCGCGGTTCCAATCACCGACCCGACTTCTTCTTGGTCGCGCGAGGCAGCCCAGTCTGCGATGTGATCGCGCAGCGTTTGGACCCCTTCACCCGTCACGACGCTGGTGTAGATCCAGCTGGGCGAATCGCTGCGCTGGGTCACCAAGTCCGACTTCGTCGCCACCCATACGTCAACGGACGAGCGTTTTGACGAACCATCGTGCGAGGCGAAATCGCGACGCAGCGTTTCGAGATCGCCCGCCGAAGCATCGACGCACCAAACCCGCATATCGGCATTCTGAGAAGCGCGCAAGGCGTGTTGTTGTGAGGCGGCGCTAATTTCAAACAGCGGGTCTTCGTGGCTGTGGCTTTCAATCCCCGCGGTATCGACCCATTGAATCTCGGTGCCATCGATGACCGTTTCGACCGAGACGATATCACGAGTCGTTCCGGCGACATCGGCGACAATCGCGACCTCGCGACCGACCAACGCGTTGATCAAATGGCTTTTCCCAGCGTTGGGATTGCCACGCAGCGCGACGACGGCGCGGGAGCGGTTGCCAGCGCGGGATTCCATCACGCGACGGGTTTCCTGGAGCGCGGCATGAATCGTCGTCAACCGCTCGACCAAGGCTTGGTCGCTGATGAATTCGATATCCTCGTCGACGAAATCGAGCCCCGCTTCGACATCGGCAAGTAAGTCGAGCATCTCACTGCGCATGTGCTCTAAGGGGCGAGACAGATTCCCGGCAAGTTGTCTCAACGCATGCTCAAGCGATCCTCGCTGCTCCGCTTCAATCACTCCAAGCACGGCCTCGGCCTGTGGCAAATCCAATCGCCCGGCCAAAAAAGCCCGCATCGTAAACTCTCCGGGACGCGCCGCTCGCGCGCCTGCAGCGCTTAACACTCGAACGATCGATTCCAGTAGCGGGACGCTGCCAATCGTGTGTAGTTCGGCAGCAGGTTGGCCGGTGTAACTTTGTGACGTTGGCCACAGCGAGACGCTCACTTCGATTTCGCCGAGTGGGCTGCCCAACTCGATTCGGCTCTCGATCACTGTGGGGCGTTTCTCGTTTGCCACCGCCACTCCGACCGATCGCAGGATCGCCACCACCGCTTGACCCGACATTCGCACGATTCCACGCAATGCCGGGCTGGTGGGTGACGCGATCGCCACAATGGTTTCTTCAGAATCGAGCATGCAGCGCCAAACAAGCCAAACGGTTCAAGGGGATCCGACGCGGCTTCCCAAGGACGGTCTGTCCGCGTCGTCGTGCGTCAACGTATTCCAGGCAACACGTTCAGGACAACACGGCTTAACGTCCCACGGTATAAAGCAACGCGGTTTAATGGACAAGCACCGCAGGATTGCGGTTCGTTGGCGGCGTTCGCGCGACCGACGGATCGCTAACACTCGCCCCAGCTTGACGCAGCGCATCGACGACCGAGGATTGGCTGACCAGATCGCGAAGCACGATCGGTTGGCTCGGATTCGAACCGGGATAGATCGCTAAGACAGGGATCGAGCGGCTTTGCAATTCGGCAAGCTTGGCTTTGATCTCGTCGTTGTGGTCGGTCCAATCGGCCAACATCGGCACCGCATCAAGCTCTTCGAGCACCTGCCGTGTTTGTTCGGTATTCAGCGCCACGTTGTAATTGACAATACAGTTCACGCACCACTTTGCGGTGAAGTCAACCAACACCGTGCGACCTTCAGCATGCAGTTCCTGTAATCGTGCTTCACTGTATTCCTCCCAAGCGATCGTTTTCACACCGTCTTGTTGCGGCGGTGGAGCACCCAGGTATTGAAACGCCATGAAACCGATCGCCGTTGCAATCCCCACCCCGCTGACCCAAGCCAATAAACGCTTTTCAATGTCGGCCCAGTTGGGCACTTTGCCAATGATCCAGCAACCAAACCAAACGCCAATCAGCGTGACAAAGACGGGGACTTTATGATCATCGCTGAATTGATTAAAAAAGAACGCGACGGTTGCCAGAAACAAAAACGCCAAAAACTCCTTGAGCGTTTCCATCCAATTCCCTGGCTTGGGTAGCCAAGCCACCAACTTGGGCCAAATGCCGATCAAGAGATAAGGGATCGCCATCCCTAACCCGATCGTCATCATCAACGCCGTGGTTTGGGCGGCGGACAAGGCAATCGTTAAGCC
It contains:
- a CDS encoding methylated-DNA--[protein]-cysteine S-methyltransferase, with translation MTSKPRLAAVSLAHHASPFGPIESEWTDRGLWRLRWGGAQADVTSPIKTKTPKIVSWAQSLDDRLNAFFEFGTTTFENIQVDQSDWTPFVGAVYRHCRRIEPGTTLTYRELAARAGSPRASRAVGGAMARNRIPIVIPCHRVIASSGKLCGFSAPGGLETKQALLDLENPNHSQLHGLAM
- a CDS encoding tRNA modification GTPase, which produces MLDSEETIVAIASPTSPALRGIVRMSGQAVVAILRSVGVAVANEKRPTVIESRIELGSPLGEIEVSVSLWPTSQSYTGQPAAELHTIGSVPLLESIVRVLSAAGARAARPGEFTMRAFLAGRLDLPQAEAVLGVIEAEQRGSLEHALRQLAGNLSRPLEHMRSEMLDLLADVEAGLDFVDEDIEFISDQALVERLTTIHAALQETRRVMESRAGNRSRAVVALRGNPNAGKSHLINALVGREVAIVADVAGTTRDIVSVETVIDGTEIQWVDTAGIESHSHEDPLFEISAASQQHALRASQNADMRVWCVDASAGDLETLRRDFASHDGSSKRSSVDVWVATKSDLVTQRSDSPSWIYTSVVTGEGVQTLRDHIADWAASRDQEEVGSVIGTAARCAGALGQAATCLESSITLIRHGEGHEFVASELRVAVECLGEVTGAVYTDDILDRVFGRFCIGK